A genomic window from Tolypothrix sp. PCC 7910 includes:
- a CDS encoding sugar ABC transporter ATP-binding protein, with protein sequence MTTDLQRIPNAPTTTPVLEMQGITKRFHGVPALQNVNLTIYPGEVHALMGENGAGKSTLMKILAGAYIADEGEIRINGQTIKITDPGTARQAGINLIYQELNVAPNLTVTENIFMGSELQKGQFLDRQGMEREATQVLQSLGASFSPNTIVGTLSIAEQQQVEIARALKDNSRVLVMDEPTAALSDRETERLFEVVRKLRNDGIAIIYISHRMEEIYALADRISVLRDGQYIGTLIREEISPQRLVQMMVGRPMQDFYEHQRQTQVGPVVLEVRNISDGRKVKPASLQIHAGEIVGLAGLVGAGRTEVSRLIFGADRKASGEVFLDGRKLEINSPSDAIAAGIGYVPEDRKDQGLFLEMSSRKNIALNRLKQDANAGIVNWGSVNKIATDAVENFQIRLANLEIRAVDLSGGNQQKLLLARWLAIKPKVLMLDEPTRGVDIGAKSEIYRIMSELAAQGIAILMVSSELPEVVGMSDRVLVMREGQLVGELDGRPGKEITQENIMHYATGAAEVLAS encoded by the coding sequence ATGACAACCGATTTACAAAGAATACCCAATGCACCAACCACCACCCCGGTGTTGGAAATGCAAGGAATAACAAAACGATTTCATGGTGTACCTGCTCTCCAAAATGTTAATCTCACAATCTATCCGGGAGAAGTTCACGCCCTGATGGGGGAGAACGGTGCAGGGAAAAGTACATTGATGAAAATCTTGGCTGGGGCTTACATAGCCGATGAAGGGGAGATTCGCATCAATGGTCAAACAATAAAAATTACCGATCCCGGGACAGCGCGACAGGCGGGGATTAATCTGATTTATCAAGAACTGAATGTTGCACCCAATTTAACCGTTACCGAAAATATTTTTATGGGTAGCGAGTTGCAAAAAGGTCAGTTTTTAGACCGCCAAGGTATGGAACGGGAAGCAACCCAAGTACTGCAAAGTTTGGGCGCTAGTTTTTCACCCAATACTATAGTTGGTACGCTCTCGATTGCGGAACAACAACAGGTAGAAATTGCCAGGGCGCTAAAAGACAATAGCCGTGTTTTGGTAATGGATGAACCGACAGCCGCCCTATCAGACCGGGAGACAGAACGTTTATTTGAGGTGGTTCGCAAACTCCGCAATGATGGCATTGCCATTATTTATATTAGCCACCGCATGGAAGAAATATATGCCTTGGCTGACCGAATTAGTGTACTACGCGATGGTCAATATATTGGCACACTCATACGGGAGGAAATTTCTCCCCAGCGCTTGGTGCAGATGATGGTTGGTCGTCCCATGCAGGATTTTTACGAACACCAACGCCAAACCCAAGTCGGCCCGGTAGTGCTGGAAGTGAGAAATATCAGCGACGGGCGCAAAGTTAAACCCGCTAGTTTGCAAATTCATGCTGGCGAAATTGTTGGTTTGGCGGGGTTGGTAGGTGCTGGACGCACAGAAGTATCGCGGCTAATTTTTGGTGCAGACCGCAAAGCCAGTGGTGAAGTCTTCCTCGATGGCAGAAAACTCGAAATTAATAGCCCTAGTGATGCGATCGCAGCGGGAATTGGTTACGTTCCCGAAGACCGTAAAGACCAGGGTTTATTTTTAGAAATGAGTTCCCGCAAAAATATTGCCTTGAATCGCCTCAAGCAAGATGCTAACGCTGGCATAGTTAACTGGGGTTCAGTGAATAAAATTGCCACAGATGCAGTCGAAAACTTTCAAATCCGGCTAGCGAATTTAGAAATTCGCGCCGTGGATCTTTCCGGTGGAAACCAGCAGAAACTTTTACTAGCGCGTTGGCTAGCCATTAAACCCAAGGTATTGATGTTGGATGAACCGACACGCGGTGTAGATATTGGTGCCAAAAGCGAAATCTACCGGATTATGAGCGAACTTGCAGCCCAAGGTATTGCCATTTTAATGGTTTCCAGTGAATTACCAGAGGTTGTGGGAATGAGCGATCGCGTTTTAGTCATGCGGGAAGGGCAGTTAGTTGGTGAACTTGACGGTCGCCCAGGTAAAGAAATTACCCAAGAAAACATTATGCACTATGCCACAGGAGCAGCAGAGGTACTAGCATCATGA
- a CDS encoding KTSC domain-containing protein, whose translation MRLSKMDLSSLIAIAHSDGHLQLLLDRGDEIELLEIPAPVQAYEGLVELNEIVAEPAAFPVYEEPIALLPVSSSMAATIAYDSHEQTLQVEFKSGAVYEYSGVDEETWEDFYSADSVGSFYNQHIKGQFDCERVD comes from the coding sequence ATGAGACTATCGAAAATGGACTTGAGTAGCTTGATTGCGATCGCTCATTCTGACGGACATTTACAATTATTGCTTGACCGGGGCGACGAGATAGAACTTTTAGAAATTCCCGCACCAGTTCAAGCTTACGAGGGTTTGGTAGAACTGAATGAGATTGTGGCGGAACCTGCGGCGTTTCCTGTTTATGAAGAACCGATTGCGCTGTTACCTGTGAGTTCATCGATGGCGGCTACGATTGCTTACGATAGTCATGAGCAAACTTTGCAGGTTGAGTTTAAGAGTGGGGCAGTGTATGAGTATTCTGGGGTAGATGAAGAGACTTGGGAAGATTTCTACTCGGCTGATTCTGTTGGTAGCTTTTATAATCAGCATATTAAAGGGCAATTTGACTGCGAACGGGTAGATTGA
- a CDS encoding DUF1350 family protein produces the protein MSLKLRFKPVSFSWVALHPQPRGVIQVIGGAFFGTFGPMFFYRYLLESLFNRGYTIILLPFNFTFDHYTEAGFLIKEQYRIIPELVRMAKLEGYNYDIYQDNSNFAWIGHSIGCKYIALLEAFSSFPDDPDAIKQIIREVVQETSGSLSPEKQEQKVQSVFNDIEYLIHELRLKNIKTQNLISYYVNPEDSISQTRTDNSDVSVGSLFIKSQPSLLLAPVNTRLDSAIKPKALADFLIRLGVNIKPTPEETFALIQKSRLFNLLGLIYFKSDNIGKSTREWFLDVFKKPPQDFRAELKGGHLRPLGFRLGNFVINFPDSFAILPIQSVKNRNADFEVYVTQLLNYLEQKRREKQKSN, from the coding sequence ATGAGTCTCAAGCTAAGATTTAAACCAGTTTCTTTTAGTTGGGTTGCACTACATCCCCAACCTCGAGGAGTCATACAAGTCATTGGGGGAGCGTTTTTTGGGACATTTGGCCCCATGTTCTTTTATCGCTATTTACTAGAAAGTTTATTTAATCGGGGCTATACAATAATTCTTTTACCATTTAACTTTACTTTTGACCATTACACCGAAGCCGGGTTTCTCATCAAAGAACAGTATAGAATTATCCCAGAATTGGTGAGAATGGCAAAGCTAGAGGGTTATAACTATGACATTTACCAAGATAATTCTAACTTTGCTTGGATAGGTCATAGTATTGGTTGTAAATACATTGCGCTTTTGGAAGCATTTAGTAGCTTTCCTGATGACCCAGATGCTATCAAGCAGATAATTCGTGAAGTAGTCCAAGAAACTTCAGGTTCTTTATCTCCAGAAAAGCAAGAGCAGAAAGTTCAAAGTGTATTCAATGATATTGAATACCTAATTCATGAACTGAGGCTAAAAAATATAAAAACTCAAAATTTGATTTCTTATTATGTCAATCCAGAAGATTCTATATCTCAGACAAGAACTGATAATTCGGATGTAAGTGTTGGTAGCCTCTTTATTAAAAGCCAGCCATCTCTACTCTTAGCTCCGGTTAATACTAGACTTGACAGTGCGATTAAACCTAAAGCTTTGGCAGATTTTCTCATTCGTCTAGGAGTAAATATCAAACCTACTCCTGAAGAGACATTTGCTTTAATTCAAAAGAGCCGTTTATTTAATTTGCTGGGATTAATTTATTTCAAGTCGGATAATATAGGTAAATCGACACGGGAATGGTTCTTAGATGTATTTAAAAAACCGCCGCAAGATTTCCGTGCAGAATTAAAAGGTGGACATTTAAGACCTTTAGGATTTCGGTTAGGTAATTTCGTGATCAATTTTCCTGATTCCTTTGCGATTTTACCTATTCAATCCGTCAAAAATAGAAATGCCGATTTTGAAGTTTATGTAACTCAATTACTCAATTATCTCGAACAAAAACGTCGGGAAAAGCAAAAATCAAATTAA
- a CDS encoding ABC transporter substrate-binding protein — protein sequence MNVNRIAIAASLLSIASVTLSGCISPNISRNSTNAIGANGNHQGKLKAVGVTVGDLSNPFFVLMGKGAESEAKKIGGNDVRVTVVSSGYDLNQQFNQIENFVAANTDLIVLNAADSKGIRPAVDKARQAGTVVIAVDTAVDAQVDATVTTNNLQAGEVACQYIADRLKGKGNVVIVNGPPVTSVIQRVNGCENTLAKYPNIKILSKNQNAEGSRDGGLRVMGDLLVTFPKIDAVFAINDPSGVGVDLAANQAKRKEFFIVGVDGAPEAINAIASKKSLYAATATQNPRGMTQKAVQVGNDILQGKKPSNPNILIPVKLITQDNVSTFPGW from the coding sequence ATGAACGTAAACAGGATTGCGATCGCAGCCAGTCTATTAAGTATCGCTAGTGTTACCCTTAGTGGCTGTATTAGTCCTAATATCTCTCGGAATAGCACAAATGCTATAGGTGCCAACGGCAATCATCAGGGAAAATTAAAAGCTGTGGGTGTTACCGTTGGCGATTTAAGTAACCCGTTCTTTGTGCTGATGGGTAAAGGTGCTGAAAGTGAAGCCAAGAAAATTGGCGGTAATGATGTCAGAGTGACTGTAGTTTCTAGCGGCTATGACCTCAACCAGCAATTCAACCAAATTGAAAATTTCGTGGCTGCAAATACTGACTTGATTGTCTTAAATGCGGCTGATAGTAAAGGTATTAGACCTGCAGTTGATAAAGCAAGACAAGCAGGTACAGTTGTAATTGCTGTAGATACAGCAGTTGACGCTCAAGTTGATGCGACAGTTACCACCAATAATTTGCAAGCTGGAGAAGTTGCTTGCCAATATATTGCCGATCGCCTTAAAGGTAAAGGTAATGTCGTCATTGTTAACGGCCCGCCAGTTACCTCTGTAATTCAGCGAGTCAATGGTTGCGAAAATACCTTAGCTAAATATCCCAATATTAAAATCCTCTCAAAAAACCAGAACGCCGAAGGTAGCAGAGATGGGGGATTGAGAGTCATGGGCGATTTACTAGTCACCTTCCCCAAGATAGATGCAGTCTTTGCCATCAACGATCCCAGTGGCGTAGGCGTAGACTTAGCAGCGAACCAAGCCAAACGCAAAGAATTTTTCATCGTGGGGGTTGATGGTGCGCCAGAAGCAATTAATGCGATCGCATCTAAAAAAAGTCTTTATGCAGCCACAGCCACCCAAAACCCCCGAGGGATGACGCAAAAGGCTGTTCAAGTGGGCAATGACATTTTACAAGGTAAAAAACCCAGCAATCCTAACATTCTTATTCCCGTGAAGTTGATTACTCAAGACAACGTCAGCACCTTCCCAGGGTGGTAA
- a CDS encoding ribose ABC transporter permease — MSQTLRPTQNRPGTQAKSRQRQSLNNFLQVAGILPILILICILFALLTPNFATAGNAVNILRQASINIVLATGMTFVILTGGIDLSVGSILAVSAVVAVLVSLLPALGWAAVPAALLTGLLLGLVNGALITFLDVPPFIVTLGSLTALRGAAYLVANGTTVINPDLNFAWVGNSYLGPIPWLVIIALLTVAVSWFILRQTVLGVQIYAVGGNERAARLTGIKVNRVLLFVYGVSGLLAGLAGIMSASRLYSATGLLGQGYELDAIAAVILGGTSFTGGIGTIGGTLLGALIIAVLNNGLTLLNMSYFWQLVVKGLVIIVAVMIDRLRRRSKR; from the coding sequence ATGAGTCAAACTTTAAGACCTACCCAAAATCGACCTGGAACTCAGGCTAAATCCCGCCAGCGTCAATCACTTAACAATTTTCTTCAGGTAGCAGGTATTTTACCCATCCTGATCCTGATTTGTATTTTATTTGCCCTTCTCACTCCCAACTTTGCCACAGCTGGTAACGCCGTCAATATTCTGCGCCAAGCATCAATTAACATTGTGCTGGCAACTGGCATGACCTTTGTCATTCTTACAGGTGGTATTGACCTTTCCGTCGGTTCCATCTTGGCTGTTTCTGCGGTTGTGGCGGTGTTAGTCTCCCTACTCCCGGCGTTAGGTTGGGCGGCTGTTCCTGCAGCACTACTCACAGGATTGCTTTTAGGCTTAGTCAACGGTGCATTAATCACCTTTTTGGATGTCCCGCCGTTTATTGTCACCTTGGGTTCGCTGACAGCCTTACGTGGTGCTGCCTACTTGGTAGCTAATGGTACAACTGTAATTAACCCCGACCTAAATTTTGCTTGGGTAGGTAATAGCTATCTAGGCCCCATTCCCTGGCTAGTAATCATTGCCTTACTGACTGTAGCAGTTAGTTGGTTTATTCTGCGGCAAACAGTTTTAGGTGTGCAAATTTACGCAGTAGGTGGTAATGAACGGGCAGCAAGATTAACTGGGATTAAAGTCAATCGCGTCCTACTATTTGTTTATGGCGTGAGTGGACTATTAGCAGGTTTAGCCGGAATTATGAGTGCCAGTCGCCTTTACAGCGCTACCGGCTTATTAGGTCAAGGTTACGAACTAGATGCGATCGCGGCTGTAATTTTAGGTGGTACTAGCTTTACAGGTGGTATCGGTACTATTGGCGGAACACTTCTCGGTGCATTAATTATTGCTGTACTCAACAATGGTTTAACGTTGTTGAATATGTCTTACTTTTGGCAACTTGTTGTTAAAGGTTTAGTGATTATTGTGGCAGTAATGATTGACCGACTCCGCAGAAGATCCAAACGGTAA
- a CDS encoding PhoD-like phosphatase, translating to MNDLFGAEFLQASPLILAGPILQQTDSDTVTVWVALQRPCEVVLQVYDTANHGQLITNLLLEGRRATYALGKWLHIVVVTAESAGRYLLSSDRIYAYDMQFIESSTQQQTLQQALCSSRFPTVNISYFDHQKPTFALPPTDLQDLRIVHGSCRKPHGDGFDALPILDCLIESAANQPRKRPHQLFLTGDQIYGDDVADPLLWVSSQLGDALLGWEERLPLIQQTAADPSYLTPKQLLPGHRAEIATHQAGFTAGLHNKTAKVSSHLLSLGEYYASYILSWSPACWPSSLPKGREVMRGHRVSRRWDKEVQDMQQFIHTLWKVRRAMANIPVYTIFDDHDVSDDWNLNQAWCLRVLGQPLGRRTVQNALLAYAVFQAWGNTPKQFTPGQPGEKLLQAAADWSASGGMNIVAWDAIARYLGMPPTNPRTGLPEFVQYDSVLVLDRDPEALTWHYTVRSFCHEVIVLDTRTWRGYPADKKPIAPPMLLSPPAFQQQLSQPLEQVTHKPKGLSQMQATFVIAPTNLFGLQVIDWIHHWHLKREKVYAVDVGDAWNINYEALAEFLTTLFEQRRQVIVLSGDIHYSSVVRLSYTRKSIDSEKKSVLVQLTASAFKNEEKITEIIHTKLKQWLLPEKNRQWLGWENPPYMVEISSRKSHRDAASHPPPEWHGLMEWITRTSTQTADFGTNLSWLMNAKQQAKTQKWQWLQYIAFWKLPWLQDGREVVGLNNLALVYFEIDNNNSAKVIQDLHWFSTWYPIEIVYSRFETELSHAKLTID from the coding sequence ATGAACGATTTATTTGGAGCAGAGTTTTTACAAGCATCGCCGCTAATTCTGGCGGGGCCTATCTTACAACAAACAGATTCCGACACCGTTACAGTCTGGGTGGCGTTGCAACGTCCTTGTGAGGTGGTACTCCAGGTTTATGACACAGCTAATCACGGTCAGTTAATCACAAATCTGCTGTTAGAGGGAAGACGTGCCACTTATGCCCTGGGAAAATGGCTGCATATTGTGGTCGTCACGGCGGAATCTGCGGGTAGGTATTTATTAAGTAGCGATCGCATCTATGCATACGATATGCAATTTATTGAATCATCTACCCAGCAGCAAACATTGCAGCAAGCCTTATGTTCTAGCCGCTTTCCCACTGTTAATATCAGCTATTTTGACCATCAAAAACCCACATTTGCCCTCCCACCCACAGATTTACAAGATTTACGCATCGTGCATGGTTCCTGTCGCAAACCTCACGGTGATGGCTTTGATGCGTTACCAATTCTCGATTGCTTGATTGAGTCAGCCGCCAACCAACCCCGTAAACGACCCCATCAGCTTTTCCTCACAGGCGACCAAATTTATGGTGATGATGTCGCCGATCCGCTATTGTGGGTTTCTTCTCAGTTAGGCGATGCGCTGTTAGGTTGGGAGGAACGGTTACCTTTAATTCAGCAAACAGCCGCCGACCCCAGTTATCTCACACCCAAGCAACTGCTTCCGGGACATCGCGCAGAAATCGCCACTCACCAAGCAGGTTTCACCGCTGGATTACATAATAAAACCGCCAAAGTTAGCAGCCACTTGTTGAGTTTAGGTGAATATTACGCATCTTATATATTGTCATGGTCTCCCGCTTGCTGGCCCAGTAGCTTACCCAAAGGACGGGAGGTGATGCGCGGCCATCGAGTCAGCCGCCGCTGGGATAAAGAGGTGCAGGATATGCAGCAATTTATCCATACCCTGTGGAAAGTGCGGCGGGCGATGGCGAACATTCCCGTTTATACTATCTTCGATGACCATGATGTCAGCGATGACTGGAACCTCAACCAAGCTTGGTGTTTGCGGGTTTTAGGACAACCCTTGGGACGGAGAACAGTGCAAAATGCCTTGTTAGCCTATGCAGTTTTCCAAGCCTGGGGTAATACACCCAAGCAATTTACCCCAGGTCAACCAGGGGAGAAATTATTACAAGCCGCCGCCGATTGGTCTGCTTCTGGGGGAATGAATATTGTAGCGTGGGATGCGATCGCCCGTTACTTAGGAATGCCACCTACCAACCCCCGCACAGGTTTACCGGAGTTTGTACAATATGATTCTGTCTTAGTCTTAGACCGAGACCCAGAAGCCTTGACCTGGCATTATACCGTCCGCAGTTTTTGCCATGAAGTCATAGTATTAGATACACGTACTTGGCGCGGTTATCCTGCCGATAAAAAACCAATTGCGCCGCCAATGTTACTATCGCCGCCAGCATTTCAACAACAACTTTCTCAGCCTTTAGAACAAGTCACCCATAAACCCAAAGGACTTTCACAAATGCAAGCCACATTTGTGATTGCACCCACAAATTTATTTGGTTTACAAGTAATAGATTGGATTCACCATTGGCATTTAAAAAGAGAGAAAGTTTATGCCGTAGATGTCGGTGATGCTTGGAATATTAATTACGAAGCCTTAGCAGAATTCCTCACCACATTATTTGAACAACGCCGACAAGTAATTGTCTTATCTGGAGATATTCACTACAGTTCTGTCGTGCGTTTATCTTATACCAGAAAATCTATAGATTCCGAGAAAAAATCTGTATTAGTGCAATTAACAGCTAGTGCGTTTAAAAATGAAGAAAAGATTACAGAAATTATTCATACAAAACTTAAACAATGGCTTTTACCAGAAAAAAATCGCCAATGGTTAGGATGGGAAAATCCCCCTTATATGGTAGAAATTTCTAGCAGAAAATCCCACCGCGATGCTGCATCACACCCCCCCCCAGAATGGCATGGACTAATGGAATGGATTACCCGAACTAGCACCCAAACTGCTGATTTTGGCACCAATCTTTCCTGGCTAATGAATGCCAAGCAACAAGCCAAAACCCAAAAATGGCAGTGGTTACAGTATATAGCTTTTTGGAAATTACCTTGGCTTCAAGATGGTCGGGAAGTAGTAGGATTAAATAATTTAGCCTTAGTTTATTTTGAAATAGATAATAATAACTCTGCCAAAGTTATTCAAGATTTGCACTGGTTTTCTACTTGGTATCCAATTGAAATTGTTTATAGCCGCTTTGAAACTGAACTTAGCCATGCCAAATTAACAATTGATTGA
- a CDS encoding inositol oxygenase family protein: MSYTLNTVNQAENNPLHSLEEWEEDVLNRYPDPESIVKVGKTTAEYRNYETTTRDSVKEFYRLNHINQTYDFVLQKKAEFLQFNQREMTVWDAVEFLNQLVDDSDPDTDLDQLQHLLQTSEAIRADGHPDWMVLTGFFHDMGKVLCLFGEPQWATVGDTYPVGCAFSEKIVFAEFFKENPDYNNPKYNTKYGIYEPNCGLSNVQMSWGHDEYFYHMMKPYIPEPALYILRYHSFYPQHRENAYEHLMNQRDREMFKWVKLFNPYDLYSKNPNPPNWQELKPYYEDLVAKYLPATLKF; the protein is encoded by the coding sequence ATGTCTTATACTCTCAATACCGTTAACCAAGCTGAAAACAATCCCTTACATTCTCTTGAAGAATGGGAAGAAGATGTACTGAATCGCTATCCCGATCCAGAAAGTATAGTTAAAGTGGGTAAAACTACCGCAGAATACAGAAATTACGAAACAACTACTAGAGATTCAGTCAAAGAGTTTTATCGGTTAAATCATATTAACCAAACCTACGACTTTGTACTTCAGAAAAAGGCAGAGTTTTTGCAGTTTAATCAGCGAGAAATGACGGTTTGGGATGCGGTAGAATTTTTAAATCAATTGGTTGATGATTCAGATCCAGATACAGATTTAGATCAGTTACAGCACTTATTACAAACATCAGAAGCTATTCGTGCTGATGGACATCCTGATTGGATGGTACTAACTGGCTTCTTTCACGATATGGGAAAGGTGCTGTGTTTATTTGGTGAACCTCAATGGGCGACTGTAGGCGATACTTATCCTGTGGGTTGTGCATTCTCTGAGAAAATTGTCTTTGCGGAATTCTTTAAAGAAAATCCTGATTATAATAACCCGAAATATAACACCAAATATGGGATTTATGAGCCGAATTGTGGACTGAGTAATGTCCAGATGTCATGGGGTCATGATGAATATTTTTATCACATGATGAAACCCTATATACCTGAACCAGCTTTATACATTCTGCGTTATCACTCCTTTTATCCACAACATCGAGAAAACGCCTATGAACATTTAATGAATCAGCGCGATCGCGAAATGTTCAAGTGGGTAAAATTATTCAATCCTTATGATTTGTATTCCAAAAACCCCAATCCTCCAAATTGGCAAGAACTCAAGCCATATTATGAAGATTTAGTGGCTAAGTATTTACCTGCTACTTTAAAATTCTAA
- a CDS encoding ABC transporter substrate-binding protein translates to MKRIAIAAASIISLISSTLAGCTNVSRYSTNAIAQNQGEQNSQLRSLGVSLGDLGNPFFVAMAKGSESQARKIAGNDLKLSIVSSGFDLNQQFNQIENFVAADADLIILSAVDNKGIKPAIDNARRAGKTVIAVDAAVDAKVDATISSNNLQAGEIACEYIGDRLQGKGNVVILNSIPMDSVIQRVNGCQKALAKYPDIKILSKDQNAEGSRDGGLRVMSDLLTTFPKIDAVFATNDQSGVGADLAARQARRKEFFIVGVDGGPDAVKAMTTKDSLFAATAAQDPVGMAAKAVDVGNDILQGKRPSNPNILIPVKLVTQENISSYQGW, encoded by the coding sequence ATGAAAAGAATTGCGATCGCAGCAGCTAGTATTATCAGCCTGATCAGCAGTACTTTGGCAGGTTGTACGAACGTTTCGCGCTACAGCACAAACGCGATCGCACAAAATCAGGGCGAGCAAAATTCCCAATTGCGATCGCTTGGTGTGAGTCTTGGCGACCTAGGAAATCCCTTCTTTGTGGCTATGGCTAAGGGTTCTGAGTCCCAAGCTAGAAAAATTGCTGGTAACGATCTGAAATTGAGTATAGTTTCCAGTGGCTTTGATTTAAATCAGCAATTTAACCAAATTGAAAATTTCGTGGCTGCTGATGCTGACTTAATTATTCTCAGCGCGGTAGATAATAAAGGAATTAAACCTGCAATTGATAATGCCAGAAGAGCAGGAAAGACAGTCATAGCTGTGGATGCGGCTGTGGATGCCAAAGTAGATGCCACAATTAGCTCTAATAATCTGCAAGCTGGAGAAATTGCTTGTGAATATATTGGCGATCGCTTACAAGGTAAAGGTAACGTCGTCATCCTCAACAGTATACCGATGGATTCAGTCATTCAGCGCGTGAATGGCTGCCAAAAGGCATTAGCGAAATATCCTGATATCAAAATCCTTTCCAAAGACCAAAACGCCGAAGGAAGCCGGGACGGAGGATTACGAGTCATGAGCGATTTGCTGACAACCTTCCCCAAAATTGATGCAGTATTTGCCACCAATGATCAAAGCGGCGTAGGCGCAGACTTAGCAGCCAGACAAGCTAGGCGCAAAGAATTTTTTATCGTTGGGGTTGACGGTGGCCCGGATGCAGTTAAAGCCATGACTACTAAAGATAGCTTATTTGCAGCAACTGCGGCTCAAGATCCAGTCGGGATGGCTGCAAAAGCTGTGGATGTTGGTAACGACATTCTACAGGGCAAAAGACCGAGTAATCCCAATATTTTGATTCCAGTCAAGCTGGTAACGCAAGAGAACATTAGCAGTTACCAAGGCTGGTAA